The DNA region CGTTTCATTTTCATTGCTCCGGTGACTAGCAAGGCAGCACTTTTCTCCTTAAATGTGCCGTCTTTGGACTTCACTCGTTCCCAAGCTTTGTCTTCTAATATTTTATCAGCAATATGTCTATCAGACAATTCCGTATGTTTGGAATAAGCTATATCGTGTTCCTTACAAGCTTCATCAAGTTTATTTATACCCGGATCGTTTCTAGCAAGACGTTCTGAAAGTCTTGTTCCAGGGCCACAATAATGATATCCAGGCAAATGTAACTCGAAAGgtaatttattaattattgaattcacTAAACCTCCACCTCCGAATGATAacataataatgacaatattacataatgaattcaatatttatagtccTATATATTCATCATCTATATGGATTTCTGCTTAGTAATGGCGAAAATACGAATTGAACATCAAACGGTGCTCCCAGTTGTTAATTTTGATTATCTGGatgataaatatgaatttgaaaaaaggaGAAAACATGGTGATCTCTTTCCAAACAGTTGTAGATTCATATTTGCTGGTCCAAGTGGTTGTGGAAAGTCAAATGCGTTATTGAGTTTAATTTTCGATTTAAAtggtttgaattttgaaaatgtctaTATTTACTCAAAAAGTCTCTACCAGCCGAAATACCAGATTTTAGAACATATTTTAAATAAAGTGCCTGGAGTGGGGTATTTCCCATTTAAGGAGAATGCTGAAATTGACGAACCAAACGATGCGAAAGcaaattctatttttatttttgacgatgtcttagGTGAAAATCAAGATAAGATTAAATCATACTATGCTATGGGTAGACATAAATCGATAGATGTAGCATTTTTATGTCAGACATATGTTGCAGCCAAAAAACACATAATAAGAGATAATGCGAATATATTGGTCATATTCAAACAAGATGATGTAAATCTTAAACATATATTCAATGAACATGTGTGACCGGATATGACATatgatgaatttaaaaaaatttgtggaATCTGTTGGAATgacaattttggatttttggtaaTTGTTAAAGACTTTGATTTGAACAATGGTCGTTATCGATTGGGGTTCGATAAATATATAGCACTAGATGATTAATATTCATTCGTATGCGATGCATTCCAACATGAAGATCAAatcagctcggaataggaaaattattattcaacaactcattcagaatattaagaaaaaacaTGCTGGACTTAAACTTGGAAAAATTGAGGGTGATGAAACTTTGGAAAGGCTATATACTCCAATAACAAAACAACTCAAGCGTATAGAAGATGAACTTGGTAAAAAGTCTGTTAACCAGAATACTACTGATTTGAAGAATCTACAAGTACTAGAGAAgatttcagaaccacaattttcTTCAACACCAGATAATAGAGTTTTTCCTCGTAAAAGAACTCAGGAGATATCTTTTCAACCATAT from Coccinella septempunctata chromosome 1, icCocSept1.1, whole genome shotgun sequence includes:
- the LOC123322902 gene encoding uncharacterized protein LOC123322902, whose amino-acid sequence is MLSFGGGGLVNSIINKLPFELHLPGYHYCGPGTRLSERLARNDPGINKLDEACKEHDIAYSKHTELSDRHIADKILEDKAWERVKSKDGTFKEKSAALLVTGAMKMKRKMGTYGSSE